The following is a genomic window from Hymenobacter monticola.
GTTGGGGTAGCGCCGCCGCAGCGAGCGAAACTGCTTCTCGGCCCGGTCGTACTTGAAATTGTAGATGTTGCGCACGGCGCCGTCCAGTTCTAGCTGAATGTCCTTGTCAAGAAGCAGCCAGCCTTTGGTGTCTACGGCCGAGGGCAGCACGCCCACGGTGTCGAGTTCCACCGTTTTTATCGGCGGAGGGGTGCGAATTGTATCGGACTTCTGGGCCCTGGCCAGGTGTGGCAGCAGGAGCAGGCCCCAACAGATACAAAACAGCGAACGCAGCATAGATAGAAAGTCGAAGGCGGGCCTGAAGCAGGGCTCGGGCAGAAGTTGGCCAAAGCTAAGCGGTCTGCTAAAGTACGGACTTTGGCCTAGCTTTGGTCGAAATCCTCTTCTCTTATGCAACTGCTGCACTCGCTTTGCCGCATCGCGGCCCCGGCCGGCCACGAAGCCCCCCTGTCCCGTTTTGTACTCGACTACGTGCGCCAGCACCAAAGCGGCTGGCGTCACCAGCCCCAAATCATCGCCGACGACCGGTTTCAGGACTGCATCCTGCTGGTGTTTGGGCAGCCGCGCACGGCCGTGTTTGCCCACCTCGACAGCATTGGCTTCACCGTGCGCTACGGCCGGCAGCTGGTGCGCATTGGCGGGCCCCAGGCCGAAGCTGGCTACCGCTTGGTGGGGCACGATTCGCAAGGAGAGATAGACTGCACGCTGACCATAGACGACGAAACCGGCGAACTGGGCTACGCGTTCCACCGCGACATCGACCGTGGCACGGAGCTCACCTTCTACTGCGACTTCCGCGAAACCGAAACCACCGTGCAAAGCTGCTACCTCGACAACCGCCTCGGGGTATGGAACGCCCTGCGCCTGTGCGAGACGCTGGAGCACGGCATCGTGGCCTTCTCGTGCTGGGAGGAGCACGGCGGCGGCTCGGTGGCCTATCTGGCCAAGTACATCAATGAGACTTATGGCGTGCGCCAGGCCCTCATTTCGGACATAACCTGGGTGACCGAGGGCGTACATGCTGGCCAAGGCTGCGCCATTTCGCTGCGCGATTCGCTCATCCCGCGCCGCAGCTACGTCGACCGCATCCGGGCCATTGCCGCGGCATCAGGTATTCCGCACCAGCTCGA
Proteins encoded in this region:
- a CDS encoding M20/M25/M40 family metallo-hydrolase, which gives rise to MQLLHSLCRIAAPAGHEAPLSRFVLDYVRQHQSGWRHQPQIIADDRFQDCILLVFGQPRTAVFAHLDSIGFTVRYGRQLVRIGGPQAEAGYRLVGHDSQGEIDCTLTIDDETGELGYAFHRDIDRGTELTFYCDFRETETTVQSCYLDNRLGVWNALRLCETLEHGIVAFSCWEEHGGGSVAYLAKYINETYGVRQALISDITWVTEGVHAGQGCAISLRDSLIPRRSYVDRIRAIAAASGIPHQLEVEGSGGSDAKELQHAAAPWDWCFVGAPEDHVHSPDELVDKRDIESMLALYQVLMREL